A window of Synechococcus sp. MEDNS5 contains these coding sequences:
- the arsJ gene encoding organoarsenical effux MFS transporter ArsJ has translation MKLSALKQYGIVTANYWAFTLTDGALRMLVVFHFHELGYSTLEIAFLFLFYEFFGVLTNLYGGWIGARYGLRLTLWVGTLLQILALLMLVPVAESWPKLLSVVYVMVAQAISGIAKDLNKMSAKSAIKTVVPETPDDAQKGETQLFKWVAILTGSKNALKGVGFFLGGVLLTALSFNAAVAWMAAGLALAFLVTLVLPGEIGKMKAKPAFSSLFSKSKGINVLSAARFFLFGARDVWFVVALPVFLEASLGWGFWEIGGFLGLWVIGYGIVQGTAPGLRRLWGQRESPGASAVQFWSAVLTVIPALIAIALLREVDVTVAIVGGLAAFGVVFAMNSSIHSYMVLAYTDQENVSLNVGFYYMANAAGRLVGTLLSGAVFLIGGTPTSGMQACLWTSSLLVLLSWLTSLRLPAVRRSAA, from the coding sequence ATGAAGCTCTCCGCCCTGAAGCAATACGGGATTGTGACCGCCAATTACTGGGCGTTCACGCTCACTGACGGCGCTTTGCGCATGTTGGTTGTATTCCACTTTCACGAGCTCGGATACTCCACTCTCGAGATCGCCTTTCTGTTTCTCTTTTACGAGTTCTTTGGGGTGCTCACCAATCTCTATGGAGGCTGGATCGGAGCCCGTTACGGATTGCGGCTCACCCTCTGGGTCGGGACGCTTTTGCAGATTCTGGCGTTGTTAATGCTGGTTCCCGTTGCGGAATCCTGGCCGAAGCTTCTGAGCGTGGTGTACGTGATGGTCGCCCAGGCGATCAGTGGGATTGCTAAAGACCTCAACAAGATGAGCGCGAAGAGCGCGATCAAAACGGTTGTTCCTGAAACGCCGGATGATGCTCAGAAGGGGGAGACGCAGTTGTTCAAATGGGTGGCGATTCTCACCGGTTCCAAAAATGCCCTTAAGGGGGTTGGATTTTTTCTCGGAGGAGTGCTGCTTACAGCGCTGAGTTTCAATGCTGCTGTGGCCTGGATGGCTGCGGGTCTGGCTCTGGCTTTTTTAGTCACCCTGGTCTTGCCTGGAGAGATCGGAAAGATGAAGGCCAAGCCGGCGTTTTCGTCTTTGTTTTCGAAGAGCAAGGGCATCAATGTTCTCTCTGCGGCCCGGTTCTTTTTGTTCGGTGCCCGCGATGTTTGGTTTGTGGTGGCTCTCCCAGTGTTTCTCGAAGCCTCTCTCGGCTGGGGTTTCTGGGAAATCGGCGGCTTTCTCGGCCTCTGGGTGATCGGATACGGCATCGTGCAGGGAACAGCCCCGGGGCTGCGTCGTCTCTGGGGACAGCGTGAAAGTCCCGGGGCATCGGCGGTGCAGTTCTGGAGCGCGGTACTCACGGTGATTCCCGCGCTGATCGCCATCGCCCTTCTTCGTGAGGTCGACGTGACGGTGGCGATCGTCGGTGGGCTGGCGGCTTTCGGAGTTGTGTTTGCGATGAACTCCTCAATTCACTCCTACATGGTGCTGGCCTACACCGATCAGGAGAACGTGAGCCTCAATGTGGGCTTCTATTACATGGCCAACGCGGCTGGTCGTCTGGTTGGAACCCTGCTGTCCGGTGCAGTGTTTCTGATCGGCGGAACGCCCACCTCAGGAATGCAGGCCTGCCTCTGGACTTCATCGTTGTTGGTGTTGCTCTCGTGGCTCACCAGCCTGCGGCTTCCCGCTGTGCGGAGGTCGGCGGCTTAG
- a CDS encoding ArsJ-associated glyceraldehyde-3-phosphate dehydrogenase → MRIGINGFGRIGRLVFRALWGRPGIELVHVNDPAGDAATAAHLLEFDSVHGRWARSISSSAEGFTVEGSFLTWSCEKDPTAVPWAERGVEMVLEASGKIKTPETLNPYFDQVGLKRVVVACPVKGVVAGAEALNIVYGINHHLYEPDQNRLVTAASCTTNCLAPVVKVVHESFGIEHGMITTIHDITNTQVPIDAFKSDLRRARSGLTSLIPTTTGSAKAIAMIFPELKGKLNGHAVRVPLLNGSLTDAVFELKQSVTVEQVNAAFKAAAEDSLQGILGYEERPLVSCDYTNDNRSSIIDALSTMVVDGTQLKVFAWYDNEWGYSSRMADLTCHVVEREA, encoded by the coding sequence ATGCGGATCGGCATCAATGGTTTCGGGCGGATCGGTCGCCTTGTGTTCAGAGCCCTTTGGGGACGCCCCGGCATCGAGCTTGTTCATGTGAATGACCCAGCCGGTGACGCCGCGACCGCCGCCCATCTTCTGGAGTTCGACTCGGTGCATGGCCGCTGGGCTCGGAGCATCAGCAGCAGCGCTGAGGGATTCACTGTGGAGGGTTCCTTTCTCACATGGTCATGTGAGAAAGATCCCACCGCTGTGCCCTGGGCCGAGCGCGGGGTGGAAATGGTGCTCGAGGCCAGCGGCAAGATCAAAACACCGGAGACCCTCAACCCCTACTTCGATCAGGTTGGGCTGAAGCGCGTGGTGGTGGCTTGTCCTGTGAAGGGTGTCGTCGCCGGTGCGGAAGCTCTCAACATTGTTTATGGCATCAACCATCACCTCTACGAGCCTGATCAGAACCGGTTGGTGACCGCTGCCTCCTGCACCACCAACTGCCTGGCGCCGGTGGTGAAGGTGGTGCACGAGAGCTTCGGCATTGAGCACGGAATGATCACCACCATTCACGACATCACCAACACCCAGGTGCCGATCGATGCCTTCAAGAGTGATCTGCGCCGGGCCCGCTCCGGCCTCACCTCTCTGATCCCCACCACGACAGGATCTGCCAAGGCGATCGCGATGATCTTCCCTGAGCTCAAGGGCAAGCTCAATGGTCACGCCGTGCGTGTACCGCTGCTCAACGGTTCCCTTACCGATGCTGTATTCGAGCTCAAGCAAAGCGTCACGGTTGAACAGGTGAATGCAGCCTTTAAAGCAGCTGCAGAAGATTCACTGCAGGGAATCCTGGGTTATGAGGAGCGCCCGTTGGTGTCTTGTGATTACACCAACGACAACCGCAGTTCGATTATTGATGCGCTGTCCACGATGGTTGTTGATGGCACCCAGTTGAAGGTGTTCGCGTGGTACGACAACGAATGGGGATACAGCTCGCGAATGGCTGATCTCACCTGCCACGTGGTGGAGCGCGAGGCATGA
- a CDS encoding helix-turn-helix transcriptional regulator — MPSIEATQHPLRATQACSLLKALSDPLRLQVLDQLSTGERCVCDLTSSLALSQSRLSFHLKVMKEAGLLSDRQSGRWVYYRIRPQALDALQNWLKELTRSCETPASSCAE, encoded by the coding sequence ATGCCATCCATCGAGGCCACGCAACACCCTCTCAGGGCAACGCAAGCCTGCAGCCTTCTCAAGGCTCTGTCTGATCCCCTGCGCCTCCAGGTTCTTGACCAGCTCTCCACCGGTGAGCGCTGCGTCTGCGATCTCACCAGTTCCCTCGCTCTATCCCAGTCGCGCCTCTCCTTTCACCTCAAGGTGATGAAAGAAGCAGGACTACTCAGTGATCGTCAGAGCGGACGGTGGGTGTATTACCGCATCCGGCCGCAAGCACTGGATGCCTTGCAAAATTGGCTCAAGGAACTCACCCGCTCCTGTGAAACCCCTGCAAGCAGCTGCGCTGAATAA
- a CDS encoding DUF938 domain-containing protein — translation MERFSDDARLFFPATQRNVHAIGDVLADALPADGLILELASGSGEHGVAFQQRFPRITWQCSDPDPDHCLSISAWIAHTELTSAMPQPLALDVCAPDWVHDLPTAPAMVVAVNLLHISPWECTQALMYGSARHLSPGGRLLIYGPFRVEGEHVSESNQNFDDSLRERNPSWGVRDQEAVIAEAQRAGLSLQDIRSMPSNNRIILFER, via the coding sequence ATGGAGCGTTTCAGTGACGATGCACGGTTGTTCTTCCCGGCAACGCAGCGCAATGTACACGCGATCGGAGACGTACTGGCCGACGCCCTCCCTGCCGATGGACTCATCCTCGAACTGGCCAGCGGATCGGGAGAACACGGCGTTGCCTTCCAACAGCGATTTCCCAGGATCACCTGGCAATGCAGCGATCCAGACCCCGACCACTGCCTCAGCATCAGCGCCTGGATTGCCCACACGGAGCTGACGTCTGCCATGCCACAACCTCTGGCCTTGGATGTGTGTGCACCCGACTGGGTGCATGATCTGCCGACTGCACCGGCCATGGTTGTGGCCGTGAACCTGCTGCATATTTCTCCCTGGGAGTGCACGCAGGCCCTGATGTACGGCTCAGCTCGACACTTATCCCCCGGCGGCCGCCTCTTGATCTACGGGCCATTTCGCGTTGAAGGGGAGCATGTGAGCGAAAGCAATCAAAACTTCGACGACTCGCTGAGAGAACGCAATCCGAGCTGGGGGGTGCGCGATCAAGAAGCCGTGATTGCAGAAGCCCAAAGGGCAGGACTCTCTCTTCAAGACATTCGCTCGATGCCATCAAACAACAGAATCATCCTTTTTGAGCGATAG
- a CDS encoding GDSL-type esterase/lipase family protein has protein sequence MRHPRQLVVIGDSGVVGWGDTEGGGWCERLRRSWMALPDAPVIYPLGVRGDGLESVSQRWEAEWACRGELRRQYPKALLVAVGLNDSARVGRADGRQPLDAQALRFGFEQMLHAMRARTQVFVLGLSPVDEQVMPFADCLWYSNNDIAVHEAQIEEACLEVDVPFLPLHAAMQTEPGWLGWIEPDGIHLNTAGHHWIEQRVRSWDALQRWAGLELQAQLTWT, from the coding sequence ATGCGCCATCCCCGTCAACTGGTGGTGATTGGTGATAGCGGCGTGGTCGGTTGGGGAGACACCGAGGGTGGCGGCTGGTGCGAACGGTTAAGGCGTTCCTGGATGGCGCTCCCGGATGCACCTGTGATCTATCCACTGGGGGTTCGCGGTGACGGGCTCGAGTCGGTGTCGCAACGATGGGAAGCTGAGTGGGCCTGTCGCGGTGAGCTGCGACGCCAATATCCGAAGGCTTTGCTGGTGGCAGTAGGCCTCAACGATTCCGCCAGGGTTGGGCGTGCCGACGGCCGGCAGCCGCTTGATGCTCAAGCCTTGCGCTTCGGGTTCGAACAGATGCTTCATGCCATGAGGGCTCGAACCCAGGTGTTTGTTCTGGGACTGTCGCCGGTGGATGAACAGGTGATGCCATTTGCTGACTGTCTCTGGTACAGCAACAACGACATTGCCGTGCATGAAGCTCAGATTGAAGAGGCCTGCCTCGAAGTAGATGTCCCCTTCTTGCCTCTTCACGCGGCCATGCAGACAGAACCGGGTTGGCTGGGATGGATTGAGCCTGACGGCATCCATCTCAACACTGCCGGGCATCACTGGATTGAGCAGCGGGTTCGGTCGTGGGATGCGCTCCAACGCTGGGCAGGTCTGGAGTTGCAGGCACAGCTCACCTGGACCTGA